A section of the Ciona intestinalis chromosome 4, KH, whole genome shotgun sequence genome encodes:
- the LOC100178123 gene encoding phytanoyl-CoA dioxygenase-like: MDKRKKGSNSTQKAKKSKVTEESSFDAQFAYLKDDVDPAPEVYTKKPVQPTEVKPGQLTPKQVDEYFDKGFLLVKDFFKPERLNKVRKAVDQLVDELVNKLYDAGKIKDKHADKDFFTRLSYIEKQFKGTSVILHKRGVLHDEFKALWSDDKLLNVVEQLIGPDIAGHPVWNLRTKTPHNEQATVPWHQDNAYLEPRSLEVHQLTAWIPLVDANMVNGCMQLATGGHRAGKTLKHTCCAGGTWYVEMQEKDLDQLGVDASKDIVTCEVPYGGVLFLNNAIPHQSLENLSDIIRWSLDLRWQRPDKPNGFYGIKDCVVMRKKDDPKYVIDWSELSGCCRSQLQMKKVDEDDTDLHPEIAGPWMKRWDIVHHNRHTELLNHHKDTYTSWHKA, encoded by the exons ATGGATAAGCGAAAAAAAGGCTCCAATTCTACACAAAAAGCGAAAAAGAGTAAAGTTACTGAAGAAAGCAGTTTTGATGCCCAGTTTGCGTACCTTAAGGACGACGTGGATCCAGCTCCAGAGGTTTATACGAAGAAACCGGTTCAGCCGACAGAAGTAAAACCTGGTCAACTAACTCCTAAACAAGTGGACGAATACTTCGATAAA GGTTTTCTGTTGGTCAAAGACTTTTTTAAACCGGAACGTTTGAACAAAGTAAGAAAAGCAGTCGACCAGCTAGTGGACGAActtgtaaacaaattatacgATGCTGGAAAAATTAAAG ATAAACATGCCGACAAGGACTTTTTTACCAGACTAAGTTACATAGAGAAGCAGTTCAAAGGCACCAGTGTAATTCTACATAAACGGGGAGTTTTACATGACGAGTTCAAGGCTCTCTGGAGTGACGACAAACTATTAAATGTGGTCGAACAGCTCATTGGGCCTGATATAGCCGGTCACCCCGTATGGAACTTGCGAAcaaag ACACCACATAACGAGCAAGCCACCGTACCATGGCACCAAG ATAACGCTTACTTGGAACCACGAAGTTTAGAAGTACACCAGCTGACTGCTTGGATTCCTCTGGTTGATGCAAATATGGTCAACGGTTGCATGCAG TTGGCTACCGGTGGCCACAGAGCAGGAAAGACATTGAAACACACATGCTGTGCTGGTGGGACATGGTACGTGGAGATGCAAGAGAAAGACTTGGACCAGCTAGGGGTCGATGCCAGCAAAGATATTGTCACATGTGAGGTTCCTTATGGTGGTGTCCTGTTCCTCAACAATGCAATTCCACATCAGAG cTTGGAAAACTTATCCGATATTATTCGGTGGAGTTTAGATCTAAGGTGGCAGAGACCGGACAAGCCAAATGGTTTCTATGGTATTAAGGATTGCGTCGTGATGAGAAAAAAAGATGATCCGAAATATGTTATTGACTGGAGCGAGTTGTCGGGATGCTGTAGAAGTCAACTACAAATGAAGAAAGTG GATGAGGATGATACGGATCTTCACCCAGAAATCGCAGGGCCATGGATGAAACGGTGGGACATTGTGCATCATAATCGTCATACTGAGCTCTTGAATCATCACAAAGATACATATACTAGTTGGCACAAAGCATAA